The sequence TAGCCTGCAAGCAGACGGCACAAACCGTCAGGCAATATAACAACTCTCATTTTTCCTTTTAAGTTAATAACTGCTTCTTTATTTTTTACTGCCTCGCAAGTTATATATTTTAATTCCGATACTCGTATCCCCGAAGAACATATTGTTTGTATAAGGCAATATAATTTTTTATTCTCTTTTGCACTTTTAAGAAGCCGTTCGTATTCCACTTTTGTAAGTTCTTTATTTGAAAATATTTGTTTTTGAATTTTTAAAGTTTTAACTTTCAGGTTCTGCCAGTTATTATATTCAAAAAAAGCGTTAAGTGACGAAAGCATTGAATTTACTGATGCAGGAGCATATTTTTCTATTAAGTCTTTTTTAAAATCCAAAACTTCTTTTTTCGTAATTTCTTTTTCGCCAAGCCACTTGGAAAAGAAATTAAGGTCCCTTAAATATTTTAAAATTGTGTTTTCACTTTTCTCCTCCTCGTATAGATAATTTTTAAATTTTTCAAGTTTTTCTTTTGTTATCATCATTTTTCACCCCTTACTATTATATACAAAAAATGATTTTTGATAATGTGAAACTAAAAATGGACGCAAAAGGGTCTGTCCCTTTTGCGTCCATTGTTGATTTTGGCGTTAAAAATACCGCATCAGGATAGCACCCAATGCGGTTATTTTAATATTATTGTTAGTCTATTCTCTTATCTCCCATAAAGAACAGGGCAACTGTTCCTCTTCCTGTGTGAGAGCCGATAACTGCGCCGATATCGGTAACTACAACTTTATCTTTTAGTTTAGGGAATTTTTCTTCAACCAAATCTTTAACTGCCATAGCATCTTCAATACAGTCGGAATTAGATATATAACATTCGCCGCTGTAATCAAGTCCTCCTATTGCATGCTCTTCCATCATTTTAACAGTTTCTTTGACAACAGTTTTCTTACCTCTTATTTTTTTACGAGGAATAAGTTTACCTTCAAAACTTACATTCATTAAAGGACAAATTCCAAGAATTGTACCAAAAAAGGCTGATGATGCCGAAACTCTTCCACCTCTTTTAAAATGAGTTAAGTCAGAGGTAAAGAACCAGTGATGGACATTTAATTTATTTTCTTCTGCCCAGTCATACACTTCGTCAATTGATTTTCCTTCCTGCTTTAGTTTATATAATTCGTTCATAAAAAGCCCGTATCCTGAGGACGCTGCAAGGGAATCAACCACTTTTATTTTCCTGTCAGGGTATTTTTCACTAAGTTCATTTGCTGCAATCTGGCTGGAATTAAATGAACCTGAAATTCCTGAAGATAAGGATACAAAGAGCACATCCTTGCCCTCTTTTAAAAACTTTTCAAAAAACTCCATATGCTCATCAACATTTATCTGGCAGGTTGTAGGCATTCCGCCGTCTGCAATTCTCTGATAAAAGTCTTTGTAAGGATAACTTTCACCAAAATCATCATCATACTGTTTATCATCCATAAGAAAATGGAAATATATGTATTCAATATTTCTTTCCTCAAAAAAACTTTTAGGCATATCTGCAGTTGTTGCACACGCTAATACAAAATCACTCATATTAAACGCCTCCTTATATATAAATTTTCTTATTTTCTTCTTTTATTTTAACACCAAATATCGTTATTTTCAATAAAAAAATTTTATATTCTTTAAATTATAGACAAAAACTTTACAGTTAACTTGACAGTTGTAAAGTTTAGTGTTATAATTATGTGAAATTTCTGTGTAAAAAGGTTGGAAATTATGGAAAACACTAAAGAAAAAATACTAAAAATAAAAGAAGAAAAGAATGCAGTTATACTTGCACATTTTTATGCACCGGCTGAAGTTCAGGAAATTGCAGATTTTGTTGGAGATTCGTTTTATCTTGCAAAAGTTGCTAAAGATACTAAGTGCGATGTAATTGTATTTTGCGGTGTATCGTTTATGGGAGAGAGTGCGAAAATTCTTAATCCTGATAAAACGGTAATTATGCCTGACAGTACTGCTGACTGCCCTATGGCTCATATGGCAACAAAAGAAAAAATAGAAAAATTAAGAAAGGAATATGAC is a genomic window of Oscillospiraceae bacterium containing:
- a CDS encoding integrase; amino-acid sequence: MMITKEKLEKFKNYLYEEEKSENTILKYLRDLNFFSKWLGEKEITKKEVLDFKKDLIEKYAPASVNSMLSSLNAFFEYNNWQNLKVKTLKIQKQIFSNKELTKVEYERLLKSAKENKKLYCLIQTICSSGIRVSELKYITCEAVKNKEAVINLKGKMRVVILPDGLCRLLAGYIRENNIKNGPVFLTRNNKPIDRTSIWKMLKSLCKKANVPKEKVFPHNLRHLFARTFYAVKKDIVRLADILGHSSINTTRIYTMETGKIHRMQIQKLGLVYL
- a CDS encoding DegV family protein, with amino-acid sequence MSDFVLACATTADMPKSFFEERNIEYIYFHFLMDDKQYDDDFGESYPYKDFYQRIADGGMPTTCQINVDEHMEFFEKFLKEGKDVLFVSLSSGISGSFNSSQIAANELSEKYPDRKIKVVDSLAASSGYGLFMNELYKLKQEGKSIDEVYDWAEENKLNVHHWFFTSDLTHFKRGGRVSASSAFFGTILGICPLMNVSFEGKLIPRKKIRGKKTVVKETVKMMEEHAIGGLDYSGECYISNSDCIEDAMAVKDLVEEKFPKLKDKVVVTDIGAVIGSHTGRGTVALFFMGDKRID